From Verrucomicrobiia bacterium, the proteins below share one genomic window:
- the deoC gene encoding deoxyribose-phosphate aldolase produces MKYTYEQLAQMIDHSLLHPTMTDQELEEGCALAARYGVASVCIKPYYVQRAAQLLKDTDVKVGAVIGFPHGNSTTESKRYETEQACNDGAVEIDMVINIGKALSGDWDYVERDIRAVCEEAHRRGAKVKVIFENDYLTSGGAGLNSSDFKRKLCVLSERAEADWIKTSTGYGFVKGADGKYSYKGATEADLELMRASVSAKVQVKAAGGVRDLDGLIRVRELGATRCGASATASILDEYKKRAQAGRSSLSREHVHSQYKEPGPRQKTCDVQQLSGLLLNRRKQRK; encoded by the coding sequence ACACCTACGAACAACTCGCGCAAATGATCGACCATTCCCTGCTGCATCCGACCATGACTGATCAGGAATTGGAGGAAGGGTGTGCACTTGCCGCCAGGTACGGAGTCGCGTCGGTATGCATCAAACCGTACTACGTGCAACGAGCGGCACAGTTGCTCAAAGATACCGATGTAAAAGTCGGCGCGGTGATCGGCTTTCCCCACGGCAACAGCACCACCGAGTCCAAACGGTATGAGACCGAGCAGGCCTGCAACGACGGCGCGGTGGAAATCGATATGGTCATCAATATCGGCAAAGCCCTCAGCGGCGACTGGGATTACGTCGAGCGCGATATCCGGGCAGTATGCGAGGAAGCGCACCGGCGCGGGGCCAAAGTGAAGGTCATCTTCGAAAATGATTACCTCACCAGCGGGGGAGCGGGTCTGAATAGCAGTGATTTCAAGCGCAAACTCTGCGTGCTGTCCGAACGCGCCGAGGCTGACTGGATCAAGACCTCGACCGGCTACGGCTTTGTGAAAGGAGCGGATGGGAAATACAGCTATAAAGGGGCGACCGAAGCGGACCTGGAGTTGATGCGAGCCAGCGTTTCCGCGAAGGTCCAAGTCAAAGCGGCAGGCGGGGTGAGGGATCTGGACGGTCTGATTCGCGTGCGCGAGCTGGGCGCTACTCGCTGCGGCGCGTCGGCCACGGCCTCCATCCTGGATGAATATAAGAAACGCGCCCAAGCGGGGCGCAGTTCTTTGTCGCGAGAACACGTCCATTCCCAATACAAAGAACCTGGTCCGCGACAAAAAACATGCGATGTTCAGCAATTGAGTGGCCTTCTTTTGAACAGGAGGAAACAGAGGAAATAG
- a CDS encoding DUF1080 domain-containing protein, which produces MKSYPRTLAICALLSVASALQAADTGSAFYGDPPDEHHPWAVHDRNRPQPKPVTPGTCSTQEEPGKPPSDAIILFDGHDLSHWEADEGEGVPTKWVINNGAMECVPGSGFIRTKDKIGDCQLHVEWAAPTKIEGHSQGRGNSGVFLMGLVEVQVLDNYNNPTYADGFAGAVYGVNPPLANALKPPGEFQSYDIVFRRPLYKEGQEIDPGSVTVFLNGVLLQDHTRLEGPTGHMRRAKPEPFPEAGPLKLQDHGNPVRYRNIWYRPLPPNAIEGGTDGYLTTEATMAKRKEIAAMLRQQADQLKNPSDPLPELLRLSESLVYDRDDAAAQRAGDLATQYLSDLQQLPEDKLAARKDEIKHLRDVSRYLAKWDIIPEDYEGKAQLEKIVKDHNWDKK; this is translated from the coding sequence ATGAAATCATACCCCCGCACCCTTGCGATTTGCGCCCTTTTGTCGGTCGCTTCCGCCCTTCAGGCAGCGGACACCGGCTCGGCATTTTACGGCGACCCGCCGGATGAGCATCATCCCTGGGCGGTTCATGACCGGAATCGGCCACAACCCAAACCCGTCACGCCAGGCACCTGCAGCACGCAGGAAGAGCCCGGCAAACCGCCTTCCGACGCCATTATCCTGTTCGACGGTCACGACCTGAGTCATTGGGAAGCAGACGAAGGGGAGGGCGTTCCGACCAAATGGGTGATCAACAATGGTGCCATGGAATGCGTGCCCGGCTCCGGGTTCATCCGGACAAAGGACAAAATTGGCGATTGCCAGCTCCACGTCGAGTGGGCCGCGCCGACGAAAATCGAGGGCCACAGCCAGGGTCGCGGCAACAGCGGCGTTTTCCTCATGGGCCTTGTCGAGGTCCAGGTGCTGGATAACTACAATAACCCGACCTATGCGGACGGTTTTGCCGGCGCCGTGTACGGTGTTAACCCGCCCCTGGCAAACGCCTTGAAGCCCCCGGGCGAGTTTCAGTCCTATGACATCGTTTTTCGCCGTCCGCTGTACAAGGAAGGCCAGGAAATCGATCCCGGCTCCGTTACCGTCTTTCTTAACGGCGTTTTGCTTCAGGACCATACCCGGCTCGAAGGCCCTACTGGCCATATGCGCCGTGCCAAACCTGAGCCCTTCCCGGAGGCGGGGCCGCTCAAACTCCAGGACCATGGAAACCCGGTGCGCTATCGCAATATCTGGTATCGCCCGCTCCCCCCCAATGCCATCGAAGGCGGCACGGATGGCTATCTGACCACCGAAGCCACCATGGCCAAACGCAAGGAAATTGCCGCCATGCTCCGCCAGCAAGCCGACCAGCTCAAAAACCCTTCAGACCCTCTCCCTGAATTGCTGCGGTTGTCCGAGTCCCTCGTGTACGACAGAGATGATGCGGCAGCCCAAAGGGCAGGGGACCTGGCCACCCAGTACCTATCCGATTTGCAGCAGCTCCCTGAAGACAAGCTGGCGGCCAGGAAAGATGAGATCAAACACCTGCGCGATGTGTCCCGTTACCTCGCCAAATGGGACATCATCCCCGAAGATTACGAAGGCAAAGCTCAACTCGAAAAAATCGTCAAAGACCACAACTGGGATAAAAAGTAG